CGGGCTGCTGCGGGAGCTGTTCCCCGACGCGGCGGTCCGCTGGGGGGACGACGGCGACCTGGCCGCCGTGGCCGAGGCCGACGGCGCCGGGCACCGGAACCTGGTCTATCTCGGCGTCGGCACCGGGGTCGGCGGCGGGATCGTGGTGGCGGGCCGTCCCGTGCCCGGTCCCGGCCGGGGCTCCGCCGAGCTGGGGCACGTGATCGTCGACCGCTCCGGGCCGCGCTGTGACTGTGGCCGGGACGGATGCGTGCAGGCGGCGGCGTCGGGTCCGGCGACCCTGCGCCGGGCCGCCCTGCTGTACGGCGGCCCGGTGCGGTACGAGGAGCTGCGGGACGCGCTGGCCGCCGGGCGGAGCTGGGCGGTGTCGGCCGTGGAGGAGGGCTGCGCGGTGTTGGCGGCGGCCGCGGTCGGCGTGGCCGAACTGGTCCGGCCCGACGCGGTCGTGATCGGCGGCGGCTTCGCCGACGGCCTGCCGGGATTCGTTCCGCGCGTCGCGGCGCACGTGCGCCGCCTGGCGCGGGCGGGCGCGCCGGCGCCGCCGGTCGAACGGGCGCGGCTCGGCGGGC
The DNA window shown above is from Thermomonospora umbrina and carries:
- a CDS encoding ROK family protein; amino-acid sequence: MGGTKVALRAESDGTQVEQTSFRWPSPPDRAADREALRAHVAEVRARWGARHSGPFDAVGVAVPAALDDSGRVVAWPGRPAWVGLDLGGLLRELFPDAAVRWGDDGDLAAVAEADGAGHRNLVYLGVGTGVGGGIVVAGRPVPGPGRGSAELGHVIVDRSGPRCDCGRDGCVQAAASGPATLRRAALLYGGPVRYEELRDALAAGRSWAVSAVEEGCAVLAAAAVGVAELVRPDAVVIGGGFADGLPGFVPRVAAHVRRLARAGAPAPPVERARLGGLSSLQGAVLLAKGEIG